The following are encoded together in the Streptomyces tsukubensis genome:
- a CDS encoding sugar kinase: MSAGTVDVLTFGETMLSLQLPGPLEIGAAARTTVAGAESNVAVALARLGHRAAWAGRVGADEPGRLVLRTLRAEGVDVSAAATDAAAPTGAMLRERRVADLARVHYWRADSAAARTTPEHLAPALAEGARILHLTGITAALGPGPLAAVRAAAHHAHTHGWTVTLDVNHRARLWDTDEAAHALRPLLRYVDILIASDDELPLVAGGPDDTEAARVEALLAAGPREVVVKRGAGGAEHHGPDAVSHAVPALDVPVRDTVGAGDAFCAGYLSGLLDTLGPEARLARATALGAFAVASAGDWEGLPHRDELALLDAVPGSAIR, encoded by the coding sequence GTGAGCGCGGGAACCGTCGACGTACTGACCTTCGGCGAGACGATGCTGTCCCTGCAACTGCCCGGCCCCTTGGAGATCGGCGCCGCCGCGCGGACCACCGTCGCCGGAGCGGAGTCGAACGTCGCCGTGGCCCTCGCACGACTCGGCCACAGGGCGGCCTGGGCCGGCCGGGTCGGCGCGGACGAACCGGGCCGCCTCGTCCTGCGCACCCTGCGCGCCGAGGGCGTCGACGTGAGCGCGGCCGCCACCGATGCGGCGGCGCCCACAGGTGCGATGCTGCGCGAACGCCGCGTCGCCGACCTGGCGAGGGTGCACTACTGGCGCGCCGACTCCGCCGCGGCCCGCACCACACCGGAACATCTGGCTCCCGCACTGGCCGAGGGCGCCCGTATCCTGCACCTCACCGGGATCACCGCCGCTCTCGGCCCCGGCCCGCTCGCCGCCGTACGGGCCGCGGCACACCACGCGCACACGCACGGCTGGACCGTCACGCTCGACGTCAACCACCGCGCACGCCTCTGGGACACCGACGAGGCCGCCCACGCGCTGCGGCCACTCCTGCGGTACGTCGACATCCTGATCGCCTCCGACGACGAACTGCCCCTCGTGGCGGGCGGCCCCGACGACACCGAAGCCGCCAGGGTCGAGGCGCTGCTCGCCGCAGGCCCACGGGAGGTCGTCGTCAAAAGGGGCGCGGGCGGCGCCGAACACCACGGGCCGGACGCCGTCAGCCACGCGGTGCCCGCCCTGGACGTCCCGGTGCGGGACACCGTGGGAGCGGGAGACGCCTTCTGCGCCGGTTACCTTTCCGGGCTGCTCGACACCCTCGGCCCCGAGGCACGGCTGGCACGGGCCACCGCCCTGGGCGCCTTCGCGGTCGCCTCGGCGGGCGACTGGGAGGGGCTGCCCCACCGGGACGAACTCGCCCTGCTCGACGCGGTACCCGGCAGTGCGATCCGGTGA